In Betta splendens chromosome 22, fBetSpl5.4, whole genome shotgun sequence, the following proteins share a genomic window:
- the metap1 gene encoding methionine aminopeptidase 1, which yields MASTDARRECETVGCTKDAKLQCPTCIKLGIQGSFFCSQECFKGSWVSHKLLHKKAKEEKNQNESKNCVEKDINTDPWPGYRYTGKLHPHYPLTPMRPVPSDIQRPDYADHPRGMSESEQFLKGTSQIKILSPEDIEGMRVVCKLAREVLDIAAVMVKPGVTTEEIDHAVHVACLARNCYPSPLNYYNFPKSCCTSVNEVICHGIPDRRPLQEGDILNVDITVYHNGFHGDLNETFFVGEVDEGAKKLVQTTYECLMQAIDSVKPGVRYRELGNVIQKHAQANGFTVVRSYCGHGIHRLFHTAPNVPHYAKNKAVGVMKPGHVFTIEPMICEGGWQDETWPDGWTAVTRDGKRSAQFEHTLLVTETGCEILTRRLENGRAHFLNQM from the exons ATGGCGAGCACCGACGCTAGAAGGGAGTGTGAGACAGTGGGCTGCACCAAAGATGCCAAACTTCAGTGTCCCACATGTATCAAGCTTGGAATTCAAGGGTCCTTTTTCTGCTCGCAG GAATGTTTCAAAGGAAGTTGGGTTTCTCATAAGTTGCTGCACAAAAAAGCAA aggaggaaaagaaccAGAATGAATCTAAGAACTGTGTGGAGAAGGACATCAACACAGACCCGTGGCCAGGTTACCGCTACACGGGAAAACTACACCCTCACTACCCACTG ACTCCCATGAGGCCTGTGCCCAGTGACATCCAAAGACCAGACTATGCTGATCATCCCAGAG GGatgtctgagtctgagcagTTTCTGAAAGGGACGTCACAGATCAAGATCCTTTCTCCAGAGGACATTGAAGGCATGCGAGTAGTGTGCAAG CTGGCACGTGAAGTCCTGGACATTGCAGCTGTGATGGTAAAGCCCGGTGTTACAACAGAAGAAATCGAtcatgctgtgcatgtg GCCTGTTTAGCAAGAAACTGCTACCCATCCCCCCTGAACTACTACAACTTCCCCAAATCCTGCTGTACATCTGTCAATGAAGTCATCTGTCATGGCATCCCAGACAGAAGACCACTGCAAGAAGGGGATATCCTCAATG TGGACATCACTGTCTACCACAACGGTTTCCATGGTGACCTCAATGAAACCTTCTTTGTTGGAGAGGTGGATGAGGGAGCAAAGAAGCTGGTCCAGACCACATATGAATGCCTTATGCAAGCCATCGACTCCG TAAAGCCTGGCGTTCGCTACAGAGAATTAGGTAACGTCATCCAGAAGCACGCTCAGGCCAACGGCTTCACTGTGGTGCGCAGCTACTGTGGCCACGGCATCCATAGACTTTTCCACACTGCTCCCAACGTGCCACACTATGCCA AAAATAAAGCTGTTGGAGTTATGAAGCCTGGCCATGTGTTCACCATCGAACCCATGATATGTGAAG GTGGCTGGCAAGACGAGACGTGGCCTGACGGCTGGACGGCTGTGACCAGAGATGGGAAGCGCTCGGCCCAGTTTGAACACACCCTGCTGGTGACGGAGACCGGCTGCGAGATCCTCACCCGACGCCTTGAGAACGGCCGCGCTCATTTCCTGAACCAAATGTAG
- the LOC114848176 gene encoding alcohol dehydrogenase 1-like has translation MATAGKVIKCKAAVAWEPGKPVAIEEVEVAPPQENEVRIKIIATAVCHTDLYHLFESMHKDGFPTVLGHEAAGIVESVGPGVTEFTPGDKVIPVFLHQCGKCRFCLSPKTNQCQKAWDVVRPITMAPLESRITCKGKKILQFAGTSTFSEYTVVNHMSLAKIDPAAPLDKVCLIGCGICTGYGAAVNTAKVEPGSTCAVFGLGAVGLAAVMGCSAAGAKRIIAVDINPDKFEKAKVFGATDFVNPKDHSEPVSKVLAEMTDGGVDYSLECVGNVEVMRSALESCVGAWGVSVIVGWTTLKDTSIQPVQLISGRTWKGSLFGGFKGKVDIPGMVKAYMDKKLKLDEFITHNLKLDQVNDAIELMKTGKCIRTVLTTS, from the exons ATGGCCACAGCTGGAAAG GTCATCAAGTGCAAGGCTGCGGTGGCCTGGGAGCCCGGCAAGCCTGTGGCGATCGAGGAGGTGGAGGTCGCTCCTCCCCAGGAGAATGAGGTCCGCATCAAG ATCATTGCAACTGCCGTGTGCCACACGGACCTGTACCACCTGTTTGAGAGCATGCATAAAGACGGCTTCCCAACCGTCCTGGGCCACGAGGCGGCCGGCATCGTGGAGAGCGTCGGCCCGGGGGTCACCGAGTTTACGCCAG GAGACAAAGTGATTCCTGTTTTCCTTCACCAGTGTGGAAAATGTCGCTTCTGTTTGAGCCCTAAGACCAACCAGTGCCAAAAGGCTTG GGATGTTGTCCGTCCTATTACCATGGCGCCGCTGGAGTCCAGGATCACCTGTAAGGGCAAGAAGATCCTGCAGTTTGCAGGAACCAGCACCTTCTCTGAGTACACAGTGGTGAACCACATGTCCTTGGCCAAGATCGACCCCGCTGCTCCTCTGGACAAAGTCTGTCTGATCGGCTGTGGCATCTGCACTGGATACGGAGCAGCCGTTAACACTGCTAAG GTGGAGCCCGGGTCCACGTGTGCCGTGTTCGGTCTGGGAGCTGTGGGTCTGGCTGCAGTCATGGGCTGCAGTGCTGCGGGAGCCAAGAGGATCATCGCCGTGGACATCAACCCAGACAAGTTCGAGAAGGCCAAGGTGTTCGGGGCGACCGACTTCGTGAACCCCAAGGACCACAGCGAACCTGTCAGCAAAGTGCTGGCTGAGATGACCGACGGAGGAGTGGACTATTCCCTGGAGTGTGTGGGGAACGTGGAGGTCATG CGCAGCGCCTTGGAGTCCTGCGTCGGCGCTTGGGGCGTCAGCGTGATCGTTGGCTGGACAACCTTAAAAGACACCTCCATCCAACCGGTTCAGCTCATCTCTGGACGCACCTGGAAAGGATCCCTCTTTGGAG GCTTTAAGGGTAAGGTCGACATCCCTGGGATGGTCAAGGCCTACATGGacaagaagctgaagctggacgAGTTTATCACTCACAACCTGAAGCTGGACCAGGTCAACGATGCCATCGAGCTCATGAAGACGGGCAAATG CATCAGGACAGTCCTGACTACGTCCTAA